Proteins encoded by one window of candidate division WOR-3 bacterium:
- a CDS encoding 4Fe-4S dicluster domain-containing protein, translating to MEKEKIIVNFRFREKLNKVPGGKHHNYCYQCSACVASCPAARFTKEFNPRVILLKALLGMEEDLTGKDSVIWLCTNCYSCYERCPQDVRPIEVIIALKNICVEKGTAPENLTKLSENISKTGVSVVITSAVNRIRQELGLPELKKIPVEELKEII from the coding sequence ATGGAAAAAGAAAAAATCATTGTCAACTTTCGTTTTCGTGAGAAATTAAATAAAGTGCCGGGGGGCAAGCACCACAATTACTGTTATCAATGCAGTGCCTGTGTTGCCTCCTGTCCCGCAGCAAGATTTACAAAAGAATTTAACCCAAGGGTGATTCTGCTTAAGGCACTTCTGGGCATGGAAGAAGACCTAACCGGGAAGGATTCGGTAATCTGGCTCTGCACTAATTGCTATTCCTGTTATGAAAGGTGTCCGCAGGATGTAAGACCAATTGAAGTAATCATTGCCTTAAAGAATATCTGCGTTGAAAAAGGAACTGCTCCGGAAAATCTAACAAAATTATCTGAAAATATCAGTAAGACTGGGGTGAGTGTTGTAATTACTTCTGCGGTAAATCGTATCCGCCAGGAGCTCGGGCTGCCCGAGCTCAAAAAAATTCCAGTAGAAGAATTAAAAGAGATTATCTAA
- a CDS encoding nucleotidyltransferase domain-containing protein has protein sequence MTVRVVKEIKKILAEDKSIKFAYLFGSFTEGENYNDIDIGIYIVPLVEKNLFKTTSDLKCKISKVLVKKGFNIKPDNVDIVVLNLVSFTFLNRVFKTGTLIFDRDYDLRTDLIEKNAIAYRGCIGILKETSIL, from the coding sequence ATGACGGTGAGGGTCGTAAAAGAAATAAAAAAAATTTTGGCAGAAGACAAATCCATAAAGTTTGCCTATCTCTTTGGTTCTTTTACTGAAGGAGAAAATTATAACGATATAGACATTGGAATCTATATTGTGCCATTGGTTGAGAAAAACCTTTTTAAGACTACATCGGATTTAAAATGCAAAATATCAAAAGTGCTGGTGAAAAAAGGGTTTAATATAAAGCCGGATAATGTTGACATAGTGGTTCTAAATTTAGTATCTTTTACTTTCCTAAATAGAGTCTTTAAAACCGGTACCCTGATTTTTGACCGAGACTATGATTTGAGGACCGACCTTATAGAGAAAAATGCCATTGCCTATCGCGGATGTATCGGTATTCTTAAAGAGACAAGCATATTATGA
- a CDS encoding DUF86 domain-containing protein produces MRIDKDRIQNYLQDIKSCVNEIENLIIQYSDSEILSQPWLLRGLKYLLIEISEIMANTLMHILAKDKGKSVSGYIETIVKAGETGVLPKDLAERLKPIFDFRNSLVHRYWTISDESLLSFVRENYKSFLNFIEEVERYIKNSQRRKR; encoded by the coding sequence ATGAGAATTGATAAGGATCGCATTCAGAATTATCTTCAAGATATAAAATCATGTGTTAATGAGATTGAGAATCTCATTATCCAATATTCCGATAGTGAGATTCTTTCTCAGCCTTGGCTTTTAAGAGGCCTGAAGTATTTATTAATTGAAATTTCGGAAATAATGGCTAACACCCTGATGCATATTCTTGCTAAAGACAAAGGTAAGAGTGTATCTGGTTATATTGAAACAATTGTTAAAGCAGGAGAAACAGGAGTTCTGCCCAAAGACTTGGCGGAAAGATTGAAGCCTATTTTTGACTTCAGAAATTCCCTTGTTCATAGATATTGGACAATCTCAGATGAATCATTACTCTCTTTCGTCAGAGAGAACTATAAGTCATTTCTCAATTTCATAGAGGAAGTTGAAAGGTATATAAAGAATTCCCAAAGAAGGAAAAGATAG
- a CDS encoding CoB--CoM heterodisulfide reductase iron-sulfur subunit B family protein codes for MKVVPFWGCMMPLKYPQMELAIRKTLPNLGVELVDIEGFTCCPDPIYFKSRDKMKWLTIAARNLAVAEETGLDVITMCSGCISTLKEAQYILAEDEELRNIVNQRLRKISKEYKGIVKVKHVTVMIRDDLGMGAVARSVKRPLTGIRVGIHYGCHLLKPSQIMHVDDADYPQILDDFVRAMGAIPVEHKERMLCCGKGCMDDELPLEMTESIFSAIDAENADCMGLICPTCFSSFDLGQLMIARKKGREFNIPVIYLFQLLGIAQGLKPEEVGLHTHRVKADKVLEKIK; via the coding sequence ATGAAGGTTGTCCCTTTCTGGGGCTGTATGATGCCCTTAAAATATCCACAGATGGAGTTGGCAATAAGAAAGACCCTTCCCAACTTGGGTGTTGAACTCGTTGACATTGAAGGATTCACCTGCTGTCCTGATCCGATCTATTTCAAATCAAGGGATAAGATGAAATGGCTTACGATTGCAGCAAGGAATCTTGCCGTTGCTGAAGAGACCGGGCTTGATGTTATCACAATGTGTTCGGGTTGTATATCCACACTCAAAGAGGCACAATATATCCTCGCTGAAGATGAGGAATTAAGAAATATAGTAAATCAACGATTGAGAAAAATCAGCAAAGAATATAAAGGGATAGTAAAGGTTAAACATGTCACAGTAATGATAAGGGATGATCTTGGCATGGGTGCGGTAGCAAGGTCGGTAAAGAGACCGTTAACAGGTATAAGAGTAGGAATTCATTATGGCTGTCACCTCTTAAAACCAAGCCAGATTATGCATGTTGATGATGCAGACTATCCGCAAATCCTTGATGATTTTGTGAGGGCAATGGGCGCAATCCCAGTTGAACATAAAGAAAGAATGTTATGCTGTGGCAAGGGCTGTATGGATGATGAACTGCCCCTTGAGATGACCGAATCAATATTTTCGGCGATCGATGCTGAGAATGCTGATTGTATGGGTCTTATCTGTCCTACCTGTTTTTCATCTTTTGATTTAGGACAATTGATGATTGCCCGTAAAAAGGGCAGAGAATTTAATATTCCGGTTATCTATCTATTCCAATTACTTGGCATTGCCCAGGGATTGAAGCCAGAAGAGGTTGGACTCCATACCCACCGCGTAAAGGCAGATAAAGTTTTAGAGAAGATAAAATGA